A part of Micromonospora chersina genomic DNA contains:
- a CDS encoding HAD-IIA family hydrolase codes for MVDGYALVVFDLDGVIYLIDRPIPGAVEAVGRLHAEGRAVAYATNNASRRSSEVADLLTGMGVPAGPEEVLTSAAATAELLRDRLPAGAPVLVVGAEALRAELRAVGLRPVSTVDEEPAAVAQGYGPQVGWSDLAEASLAVRAGVPWYATNTDRTLPSPRGPLPGNGSLVAVLRTALGRDPDVVVGKPEPALFATAARRAGEGRTLVVGDRLDTDIEGARRAGLDSLLVLTGVSDVAELLAAPEARRPAYVSFDLAGLFDPAAVVRVPGAADAGGWSASVTDVGLALDGAGRPLDALAALCAVAWSTGAGPRVRPASEAAGEALAALGLAD; via the coding sequence CTGGTCGACGGGTACGCCCTGGTCGTCTTCGACCTGGACGGGGTGATCTACCTGATCGACCGGCCGATCCCCGGCGCGGTCGAGGCGGTGGGGCGGCTGCACGCGGAGGGCCGGGCGGTCGCCTACGCGACGAACAACGCCTCGCGCCGTTCCAGCGAGGTGGCCGACCTGCTCACCGGCATGGGCGTGCCGGCCGGGCCCGAAGAGGTGCTCACCTCCGCGGCCGCCACGGCCGAGCTGCTGCGCGACCGGCTGCCCGCCGGCGCCCCGGTGCTGGTGGTCGGTGCGGAGGCGCTGCGTGCCGAACTGCGCGCCGTGGGCCTGCGCCCGGTCTCGACGGTGGACGAGGAGCCCGCCGCCGTGGCCCAGGGCTACGGCCCGCAGGTCGGCTGGTCCGACCTTGCCGAGGCGTCGCTGGCGGTCCGGGCGGGCGTGCCCTGGTACGCCACCAACACCGACCGCACCCTGCCCAGCCCGCGCGGCCCGCTGCCCGGCAACGGGTCGCTTGTCGCGGTACTGCGCACGGCGCTGGGGCGGGACCCCGACGTGGTGGTGGGCAAGCCGGAGCCGGCGCTGTTCGCCACCGCCGCCCGGCGGGCCGGTGAGGGGCGGACCCTGGTGGTCGGCGACCGGCTGGACACCGACATCGAGGGCGCCCGCCGGGCCGGCCTGGACAGTCTGCTGGTGCTCACCGGCGTCAGCGACGTGGCCGAGCTGTTGGCCGCGCCCGAGGCGCGCCGGCCCGCGTACGTCTCCTTCGACCTTGCCGGGCTCTTCGACCCGGCGGCCGTGGTGCGGGTGCCGGGCGCGGCGGACGCCGGCGGCTGGTCGGCGAGCGTGACGGATGTGGGGCTGGCCCTCGACGGCGCGGGACGCCCGCTGGACGCCCTCGCGGCGCTCTGCGCGGTGGCCTGGTCGACGGGTGCCGGCCCGCGGGTGCGGCCGGCGTCCGAGGCGGCGGGGGAGGCCCTGGCGGCGCTCGGCCTGGCCGACTGA
- a CDS encoding SCP2 sterol-binding domain-containing protein, whose amino-acid sequence MASVDECRQALRDLAARLDRHADVQGRIDLDRTLACRVTDLDTAFHGRLDGGRLVDLADGDDPKAKIALTTTSDDLVALVHGQLDIMKAVGARRVSIKANPFDLMKLRKLL is encoded by the coding sequence GTGGCCAGCGTGGACGAGTGCCGGCAGGCGTTGCGGGATCTGGCCGCCCGGCTGGACCGGCACGCCGACGTGCAGGGCCGGATCGACCTCGACCGCACCCTGGCCTGCCGGGTCACCGACCTGGACACGGCGTTCCACGGGCGCCTCGATGGCGGCCGGCTGGTCGACCTGGCCGACGGCGACGACCCGAAGGCGAAGATCGCGCTGACCACCACCAGCGACGACCTGGTCGCCCTGGTGCACGGTCAGCTCGACATCATGAAGGCCGTGGGCGCCCGGCGGGTGTCCATCAAGGCCAACCCGTTCGACCTCATGAAGCTCCGCAAGCTGCTCTGA